The sequence AAACAGTGCATGTATGAAATTCTTCCACAGTTTGTTTTATGTGCTATCGCCGAGATGGTTAGCATGCGGTTCATGAATGGAATTGGGCAAAGAACAGGACTTATGGGAATTGACTATCCCACGGCACGATGGCTTTATATGTATGTACACTGAATTCACATAAAACTAATGATTATACACACAAAATCCTCCAAAGTGTAATCTTGATTAGGTTTCAATTGATATTTTCGAGATGGATTCTTAAATTACGGGGTCCTATGTCAGGGACTTGGGCCACAAAAGCTACGAAGTTGAGTCGGTTGAAGATCTTACCAAACCTTTTGTTTCCATGTACTTTGGTGCAGCCTATATGGCTTGGTTATCAGAATACGATAGCAGGTATGCTTCTCTCTTATAATGCTAccaaatattatttttgcaaTTATGTTGTTTTCTTTTCAATCCAGAATCAACATGTTGATCTTGATTAATCATCAGAGAAAGGAGTCCGGAATTTGTCGTTCAGGCCTATCTTTCTGGGCCGCAGAATGTAAACCTTCAAGAAACCGGTCCTCTATGGCATAAGTTTCAGGAAACATTAACCCGCTACGAGGATAATAAGAAGTGAGGCTCGTACAATTTTGTTGGTATCGATTAAGctttatttttatgttcataTTCTGATAAACCAAGTTTTTCTTATAGGGAACAAGGCAGCTGCATCATTCTGTGATATTGGAGTCTGACTTCACATCTTGAGGTATACTGAAGCATATACATGTTATTTAAGTTGctgtttcttttattttcttttgtaaGTCACGTCACTGTTTAATTGTCATTTTCACTTTTACTTGAGAGTACAATGTAGTCTTTGAAAATCTCTACACTTATTTTCTGCTTGTCCCCACAAAAAAATATGGCATTGATAAACAAGTTTTGCTGTTATAGTCCGATGTAGAGTTTATCAGTTTATGCAGATGACTTGTAACTCATAAGTCATAACTCATTTTCTAAGATtggtctttttaaaaaaaagtatatAGATATATGTGTGCATACTATTAATTGAAGTTAAACATTTTATAATTAACTTTTGGTATGTTGCTGAAGTTTTTCATAAttcccaaaatattttttaaccaCAATATCTCATATTTTAAAATctctttatctatattttatttcTATCATTTCAATTTCAAATACACAAACTCCGACGGTAATATTATGACATGAGTCTCCTATTTGgccaacaataaaaaaaaatatatatatatatatatatatatatatatatatatatatatatatatataatatatatataatgaatttGCCTACTAGTTtggtttaaattttgttttcttttgttttgtttttttcaatCTAAATTTCGATATTTCAAATTGTAGTTTAATTCTTCGGTAATATTTACAATTATAATATTACtcatatttgaatataaatcaaattaatttaaaaatattatataagcaTGCAACGCGTGCATCAATACACTAGTAATTATAATGAAGCGCTGGTATTTGAGATCCCTTTGGGAAGCTCTCGAGGCTTGATCTCGAGGAAATCGAACTAATGTTCTTTTgtttttcgttttgttttgtttttaaattttgatatttcaaattGTAGTTTAATTTTTCGATAATATTTACAATTATAATATTACTCATActtgaatataaatcaaattaattaaaaatattatacaagcGTGCAAAACGTGTATCGATACACTGGTAATTATAATAAAACACTGGTATTTGAGATCTCTCATGGGAAGCCTCGACTCTTGAGGCTTGATCTCAAGGAAATCGAACTAATgttcttttgttttgttttgttttattttgtttttttttttctaaatttcgATATTTAAATTGCAGTTTCATTCTTTGATAATATTTACAACTATAATATTactcatatttaaatataaatcaaattaattaaaaaatattatacaaacaTGCAACGCATGTATCGATACACTAATCCTTATAATAAAGTGGTGATATTTGAGATCCTTCATGGGAAGCCTCGACTCTTGAGGCTTGATCTCAAGGAAATCGAAAGACTCGTACATTCCCTCTCGCTCCTAATACGGTGTACCATTCTTGGACCTACTCCAGAAAGCTTATTTGGATTTAGACTTATTATTTAAATGGATAAGGCCGAGCCTAAAAGGCCCCTAACCTATCAGAAACTTAAATGGCCACCAAATATTAGCCCAATAATGAATTGGGTATCGCTAAAATTTTTAGACGAATATTCAATATTCTTCCTTTGATGATTTGTAGTGACTTTGACACTTTGTGGGTTTTAATTTTGCTTATCATAATAATTATGCCATGGATTTAATTCTGTTCCTTTAAAACTGTTGGTTaaacataaaattcatttttttgggTATAAATATAGAAGCCATGAATTGCAAAGTCTAATCCTTATTCCTTACAAGACAAATAATCCAACCGTCCATTAACATTTTATTAGTAATTTCGTTGAAAAGTCGTTTTGTTAGTTGCCACGAAAATAAGGTCTCTTGCAAGTAAAATCAATAACGTGGCATCGAAACCAAGAATGaaactaaaaattattattaaaagtTTACCATGGAGTATTGACcaatttcattttaaaaaattaaatgttttgacattttttttcttgctaAGTTATTCAATGAGAAAACATTGAAAATGACTTATCAAGGTCTCGTTCGTATTCTGTCGGCAAATGATAATTTTGAATAATTCCACATTGGTTATTGATTTGTATATTACATAGAAAAATAATGTATTAAACTAGGGTTTTATATTTGTGCCGAAGAATTTACATTTAAAGAAAATGTTAATAATTAGGATTTTAATTGACTCAGTGTATCAAGATTTGAAGGGAAAAACCTAAaagacataaataaaaaaaaaaacccttaaAATTTCcttcattttttaaataaaattctgGCACCCTCGGATAGAGATTTTTATTCCCAATCTTTTTGAAATTCGGCGTCTAACATACTATTATTTTTACATGTGGTGTGTTTTTTTGATAGGGACGTTGATACAATTAAGCAAGATTTGAGATCAATCGTTCTAATTACAATAGCATCATAAAATGTTTGGAAgattgatttatatatatatatatatatatatgtaaagaaatttgaatgatagatttaaattattttttattccaACTTTCTCGTCTCAAAGTAACAGAAAGGTTTTTCACcctagaaaataaaaaaaaaacatgggacatattcaaacatatataaaaaaaatgtaaacgTGTATTTATTTCATATAAGATTTATCATACACCAATAAATGTTGTGATAATTGTTTCATATAACTGATAACAAATATcacaattcatatatatatatatatatatatatatatatattaatattgtcATATAATGCAATCTAAGAATCCATATAAAAGAAAATACACATGACGACTCTTTTATAACCATTAGATTAGATTAGAGGTCGCAGCGCTGCCCTGTAGGCTGTAGCTAGCATCCAAGCGCTGCTGATCATAATTAATCATTAAGGTATAGATAAGTTTAATCAATAAATTGTTGACTAAATTAGTTATGATAGCTAAAGTCTAAATTATTGTCCTGTGCGAGAGAGACGTGTGGCCCATCTACTAGATATTATATATTCCTAATGCCTTAAATGCCATTTAATAAGTGTGTTAGTTACAATTTTTTCATGatgatttttaataatttttcaactaTTATACATAAAgtatgaataaaataagaattagtTATCGTAAAAGAGAGATAATTAACTTATTATGCAAGCCAATCCCTCTCTCTCACTGCGCCGTGGAGAAATGAAACCATCACCCCCTTGGTCACTCGAGTACCATTATTGCTGCATCTGAAAGCACAGCTCGTCTCCAGATTCGGGGAATTTCTGCCTTAATTGTGTTCGCGGAATCAATGATGCATGTGGCGCGGTTGGTTGCAAGCAAGATAAGCTTCGTTTGAATCAATTGTGCTGGAGATGGTTTGATGTTGAGGTAATCACTTGCAGACTTAAGTTTTAAGTATCTTTGGATTTTCTGATAATTGAAAGCAAATTTTAGCTTGATTAGGAAATAAATCAGAGCTCGATGATTCCTAGAACAGGTTTGAAGCTAAGTTTCACGAATTGGAATGATTTAAACTCTTTAATGTTTCGAATTTAATGATTTTGATGAATACTGGTTCGGTGTTAAATTATTGACTAAGTTATCCATATATCTATTTGTTaaaggaatttttatttttatttttaaaaaaatagaattttgagCTTGTACAAGTTGAAGTGTTTTGAAACGTATGTGACCATTTCcattttagtattatttttggAAGGATTCGtaatcatgaattggatatctacGTGGTTGATATGTGTTTTATTTCTTACTATATGTATATATTGTCCGTGACTTATATTGTTCGGTACCGGTGTTCAATTCTGCATCTGCGGCGTCTGAGAATTACTTGTGGTTCACTATTAGTCCATATGCTGCATGTATCAAGGTGCACGCAGGCCTTTGTTTCTTAATGGTCAACACTCCTCCGACATCTGTTTTCTGATGTCATGCTGCTTGTATTACATTGCATAAGTCACCTCTTGTTTTCCTTAGCTACATGATAAGATTCTCactgtattttgttgatatcTTTCTTTGGAAACTACATGTGCACGGAGTGTTACACATTCGCTTTGAGATTTACAAAATTATCCCAGcgttttatttggaaaaaatatatcaaaaatgcATGTAAGATAATTATGTAATTTCAAATGCAACGTGTAATCCAATGTGTATACCCCCGTTCACATGTAGCAGAACACTTTTTCTTTTGGCATTCCGACATTTTGTCTGCATTTAGTATTTGTTATTTCACAGTTGTATCATAATTCTCGTGGTCGATTTAATGTTTGGACTTAGGGTTCACACTGGGTTTTAGCTGATCGTTGTTAAACTCCAGGTAATACTTCAAATAAAAATGAAGTTGAGTAAATGCATGAGACAGTCAGGGATGGTGGGAATGTAGAAATCTTAATTCGTGGGCCTTGGATTTTTATTCATGTGTTATTGGAATTTATAGTTTTGTTTTATTAAAGCAAATTTTATTCAGTGGGCAACCTATCTTTAGGATTTTTAAATCTCTTTGTGCTTTATGtaatgttatattatttatttaatttatttgattcaATCAGCTAATagagtaaaatattttttaaagcaAAATCAATTCCAAGTTTGtttatttggattttaaaattatGGGAGATCGAACACTTAGCATATTTTAAAGGAAAATTTTATTCAGAAACTAGCAAGTTAGGATGGGCTCATTTAGAAAACCCACAAGATTTTTATAAACGACTCGATAAATTCGAGAACTCAATATTTGACTTGAGTGAACAGTGAAGTAATTCGGGCCTACAAGATTTGTTTGTTCTTAGGCACAATTATAGAAATATATTTGTTTTGTCAATCAGTTGGTAACTACGGTTCTTATAGGCTCTCTCGATCAATAATATTTTACTGTTCATGAGTTTGGTTCCTGAAAATGGAGTTCCTATCGTGGTGAATAATATTATAACTTGCATGTTCCTATCGTGGAGTTCCTATCGGTCCAAACCATTGTATTCAAACAGTATTGGTCTCCTCATGTAAAACTTGCTAAAACTGATGATCAACTGATTATGATTTTCTGTGTATCTCTATGCATAATATTACAATGCTAGTTTTTCCAGAACATTTTGTTATTGATTGCGTCTGAATTAGTGTTTGTGTTGATGGTTTTTAATTGCTTGTTGgaattttacaaaaattttaaagctTTTTGAATCAGATGTAAATTGGAATTGAGCATTGGATAATCCTTGCATGGTTTGTAGCATTTTAAGGATTCTCCGGGCCCCATTGTTGTGTATTTAGTTACTGCATCAAAGTCTTTACCATGTACAAAAGGCTAATGCAAATATTCCTTTTTTGCAATGTGTTTCAGGAACTCTGCTGTTGTTAAGTGTTTCCTGTATCTCGACATTAGCCAGAATGTTATCGAACTTTTACATTTATGTATAGCGTAAAGATCAGTGAACTTGTTTTCAAGTTTGTTCTTTTCTTTGTGGTGAGGATTGTGGTGCTTCTCCGTGACTTTTGTAAGCTACACACGACACCGTGGCGTCAAAAGTTtttccagttgaatctgcattTGGACAAGGAGAAATTCTGTAATTTTAATATGGAACCATCAAAAACTCATGATTTGGAGCAATTCAATTCTGCACAACTCGGAATTGATTATCTTGGTCCTGAGTCACAAGTTTATACGGTGGATACTTCTGGTCACGCAAATGCAAATTTGAAGCcttcagatatttatttttcagaatCTAAACCTGTTCATAATTACTCTATACAGACTGGTGAGGAATTTGTTCTTGAATTTATGCGTGACAGGGTAAATCCTAGAAGGCCGTTTATTCCAAATGTCTCTGAGGATCCTAGTCATGCACCTCGATACTTGGAGCTAAAAAGCATTTTAGGAATAAGTCGTACTGGCTCTGAAAGTGGTTCAGATATTTCCATGATTTCCACTGGAGAAAAAGGTTCAAGAGAATTAGAGcgtaagaattcatctttacttgCAGAAAAGGTTAATGGCAGCTCTTTGCTATCTATGCAATCAGTGCCACACATATCATCAGAGTTTAACGGTAACTATAAACTTATGAATTCTTCATCTGGAGAATCTGGTACCTCATCAACAAAGCTTAAGATTCTCTGCAGTTTTGCTGGTAAAATCCTACCTCGACCTAGTGATGGAAAGCTCAGATATGTTGGGGGTGAAACACGCATCATCCGGATAAGGAGGGACATTACATGGCAAGAATTGTGGCTGAAAACTACTGAAATTTATGGTGAAACACACACCATAAAATACCAGCTTCCTGGGGAGGAGCTTGATGCACTAGTTTCTGTATCGAGCGATGAGGATCTGTTAAACATGATGGAGGAGTGCAATATATTAGAAGATGGAAAAGGTTCACAAAAGCTTCGAATGTTTCTGCTCTCTTTTGGGGATTTGGATGATACTCATCTCACTCTAGCCAACTCTGATAGTGATTCTGAGATGAAATATTTAGTTGCCATTAATGGAATGGACGGTAGAATGGAAAAAGGCTCAAAACTAAGTGGTCCGACAGGCTTTTCTGGCAATAATTTAAATGACTCGGAAGCACTGAACATTGAGAGGGAGACAGGTAGGATTGGGACTGAATTTTTAGCGGTTAGCAACTTAAATTCAGCTGGCATCCTTGTCCCATCAGTGGCAACTGAATCTTCAAAATTTATTCTACCAATTTCCTCTAAAGTTGATGAAGATGATTTGCTCTTCTTTCATGGTCAAACTTCACAACATGATGAAGTCAAGCAATATTCTCCACCATCTGGCTACAATCTGCATCCCCCTTATAATATACTGCCTCAGACTCAGAATGGGGATCCACAATCTTCTTGTGGACCTATTTATCATCAACAACAAGCACTTGAGGGGAAAACTGTTAGAAGCTCAAGAGCGCAGGGCACACAATTGCAAGAAAAGGAAGGAAAATTAGAAGCTAATGGTTCAACTCCTACCGATAGTGCCATTAATCAAGTACCGGTTAGTGACCAATTTGTTTCTTCACAGATGCAAAGTTGCAGCTCAAAATCTAGTTTTCTTTTTGAAGAGCCATCTCCGGTGGCCTCTAAACTGGATGGTGAACTTTCGTCAAAGATATTATGGAGTGACGGGACCCCCATGGAATCTGTGCAGGTCTCAGAAACTTCtgatgttgttgatccatctGGACTTCCTGAATCCTATGAGAATTGTCACGTCTCCAATATTCCCCCTGCCCCAGAATTAATAAATTCAGTGTCTGATCCTGCCACCTTGAGCTACTTTGAGTCTTCGTGTCCTCAACGGGGCTTTTATTCTGAACGTATTCCTCGAGAGCAGGCAGAGTTGCTCAGCAGAATATCGAAGTCAGATGATTCATACAGTTCGCAGTTTTTTGTTAACCAGTCACAAAATGACGCTGCACTGCAGGATTTAATCATGGAGtatgatgaaaaatctcgaactGGGAATGTAGATACTTTTGTGAAGACATTAATTTCTAATGAAAAGCCCTTCCCTGTGGAACGTGAAACACTCGATCATGAACTTACCTGGAACAAAAAGCTGAGTCAAGAAGATACTATTGATATTAAAGGTCCCATGCTTGAAAATCAAGTTCTTGTTTCAGAGGCAGAAACTGGTCTAAAGCTCCCTACTGTGAGGCATGAGGATTCAATACAACCATCTCAAGATCCCACAACTGATTGCTTCAATGGAGCAGTCGGCAATCATTCCGTTGCATCTGATGCTAATGGGAATTCGCAACCTTCTACACAAACCATAGCTCATGAAAAACTCGACGTTGGTGCTCCCACAACTGCACAGAGAGACATAATAAATGATATCGATGACCCATTCTCTGGTGATCTACtttctgaaattttttcaaaagcTATTTTTTCTGATACTGGTCCTCTTCAGAAAGATTGTGCTGGTGTGAGTGTGAATATAGAAAACCATGACCCTAAACATTGGTCCTTCTTCCAGAGACTGGCAGGGGATCAATTTGGGAGAAGGGATGTTTCTCTTATTGATCAGGACCATGGTCTTTCCTCTGGCCTTACGAAAGTTGAAGAGGAAGCCCTGTTAAATTATAACTTCCTACCTCTGGCGAGAGTTCCTTCTAGTCACGTGGAAGTGCAGCAGAAATATGGTGAAGATGATCAGAAAGGCTTGCCTTGTGGAGATGAAGCAGTCTCAGTAGCACTTAGTTCCAACTACAACGTATCAAAAGGAAACAACAGTGAAGGATTGCAATACGATGATTTGATGGATAATAATACAAAAATTGAAGACTCAGACTATGAGGTATTGTCTTTTTGTTGAATCATGGAAAATAGGGATCTTTACTGAGTACAGCTTTTTTCTATGGAATGTTTCTCAATATTAACAATGTTCTAGGATGGAAATATCAGCTTACCTCATTTTGATCCCTCGCTAGTGGATTTTGATATACACTCATTGCAGGTTTGTGCCAATATCTGTATTATAATATGGAATGTCTTGCTTTTATGTAGTTTCACGCAGTTATTTGACTCAATGAATCCGTCAATCAATTGTAGTTTCTTAACCTTGTAGCTTTTGATTTTCAGATTATAAAAAATACCGATCTTGAGGAATTGAGGGAACTTGGTTCAGGCACATTTGGGACTGTATATCATGGAAAATGGAGAGGCTCAGATGTAGCAATCAAGCGAATAAAAAAGAGTTGCTTTACTGGTCGACAATCAGAAAAAGAGAGATTGGTAATCTCCCTTGACGCATTATACACAGAATCATGTTTTTTCCTATATATGCTTTGGACTGTTGCATGTTACAAGTGGACGAGTACTAGCTAATTCGTCAAAATTTTAACCAATGCTTAGAAGTTGTAAGCAAATTGAAGGGATCCATGTTGCTTTTGCATGCACTGTTTTTTTCGTGCTTGCAGAAATGGCTATTAACATTTTCCTACTTTCAGACCTTTGACTTCTGGAAGGAAGCTGGAATTCTCTCAAAGCTTCACCACCCAAATGTGGTTGCATTTTATGGTGTTGAACAAGATGGACCAGGGGGGACGTTGGCTACCGTGACAGAATACATGGTTGATGGATCTTTAAGACAGGTCTTACTTCGGAAAGATAGGTACTGCTGACATATATTATCGTTAAACTTTGTTTGCAAACCATCTGTTAACATTACCACCTAAACATACTCTCTTTTGGCTTAGACTAATATGGTGGATTATGCTTGATGCCCTTGCAGGCATCTTGATCGTCGAAAGCGGCTCATAATTGCAATGGATGCGGCATTTGGAATGGAGTATTTGCATTCAAAGAATATAGTGCACTTTGATCTCAAATGTGACAATTTGCTTGTTAACTTGAAAGATCTGTCGAGACCTATATGCAAGGTTGTCCAATTGACAATTATTTGTTCAAATAGATGGCTAGTGATATGACCTTATCTTTCAGCTAGATGTTTGTGAATAATGAATTATTATGTTTGTATAAATTAACGGAATTTAGGTTTTCAAAGTCATCTTAAAAGGATGTATTTAATATTCATTTCAGCCCAATTAATGAGGTATCTGATTGAATTCAGATGTTGCCATGCATTTGTCAGGTAGGCGATTTTGGTCTATCAAAAATTAAGAGGAACACCTTGGTTTCTGGTGGAGTTAGAGGAACTCTTCCGTGGATGGCTCCAGAGCTGTTAAATGGTGGTAGCATCAAAGTTTCTGAGAAGGTCAGAACCAACCGTATGCAATCTTTTCTTaagaaaatttaaatgattGAAATCAGAAAGTCGATGCGATAAATATTCCAATCAGATTATTTTAGATAATGGATGAAGAAATTTCTTGTTTTGTTGAAATTTGTAAAATAAGAGTTATTTAATTTTCCTGCTACTTTATTattaaagaaattttttatCGTTATTTGTGTTCACTGGATTTTTATTATTCATTTAACAGGTCGATGCCTTTTCATTTGGTATTGTCCTGTGGGAGATACTCACTGGAGAGGAGCCTTATGCAAACATGCATTATGGGGCTATCATAGGTTTGTGATTTCAACCATCACCATGAATATTGGGTTCTAAATATTGAATTCGCACCTCTGGCTATCACTTTGACAACTTTAtgtgattttgtttttgtggttgCAGTTTTATACATTCTTTGATTTCTCTCAGATCCATTTAGGACCggattatgattttatttttgggtGAACTAAACTAAATACAAATCACAAATTGCgtgttaaaaaaatcatttttatgtaTCTTAATATATCAAATACATGATTAATTTAATATACCATAAGGGATAATAAAATACTAGATATTTATACAAATTTTGTGATCTCGAAGCCTAGTCTAGCCCTTGAATAGGCCTGCACCTGTATCCATTTTCTGAATGCCTAATTCCATGTGAGATTCTGATATGATAGCTCTTTAATGAATTCTACAAGATTgtcatttcaaatatatttttgttgtttagagaAGCATTACCCTGAACTTCAAGTCTACTCTTTTCATTTCAAATACATTCTATTTTATATGACTAACTTATAAATAAGTAGTGtatgaatttaaaatttgatttatttctacattattaattataaaatacaattgaaaTCCATCCATCCATCCGAGTGCAATCTAACCTAACATGATTCACGGCTATCTTGCAGGAGGCATTGTGAATAACACACTGAGGCCAACCATTCCAAGCTACTGCGATCCAGAATGGAGAAGATTAATGGAACAGTGTTGGTCCCCAAATCCTGCTGCACGGCCATCTTTCTCAGAAATTGCTAGTCGGTTGCGTGTAATGGCTTCTGTGGCTCAGACTCGTAAGGCAAGTTCATAGTCATAAGCTCAAATGGTTAAATGCCATCTATAATTATAAAAACACTAGATTGGTTCATTCAATTGTACACACTGTAGACGACACGCCATAAAATGGCCCACACCATCACTGTAAGCAAATAACCTGGAAAATACGTACACTCTGTATATATGAAAGTTTTTGGAGATAGATATCCCAGTACTGGGAAGTTTGACTTGCCAGTTGCCACGATCGGAATGAATTGAGGTTAGTAAATTCAGATTATTCAGTAGTTTACTTGCCATGCTGATGCAAGAATTCTTGTCTCCTCGTCATCCAAGCTGAAGGCAACCCTGCAAGAATCTTGGTTATAGGGAAGATGATGCCATCCGTTAACCGTGGtaaaattttctttcttttttcatGTTGAGGTTTTGGCAATCAACCTAAACCTTAAGAAGTAAAGAGAGttccaaaaacaaaaaacaaaaaaaaaaccttaaCCTTATTCAATTATATTTGCGATGGCGTGCACAATTATAAAACTCTATTGGACAAGTACATTTATTCCCTTTGATTGCGAGAACTGAGGGCATATTACTTGGCACGAGTTAAGATTTTACATTTTAAATAATTcttaaattttgtatttttatactatctatattatttttaaatttgtactttatattatattataaagatTGTAACCCTAATGCTAACTGATATGTTCTTATGTTAATGTATTTCTGACCCATTGAACAAATTAACTTTCAAATGTTCATATTATCCTTGGTGGGCAAAgtttttcattgtgaatttataacttTGCCCTCAAATTGTGTAggaatcaaaaaatatttatgggcAATTATGGAAAAATGAGGTAAAAAACAAGGGCAAAAAAGGATTAAAAATTTAGTCAGACCTTAGGAGGTGATTTATTGCAAAGTAATGAATATGGATTTAACTTTTCATTTATATCTAATTATTATCTCAAAGTTAATTATTGATAAACTATGTata comes from Henckelia pumila isolate YLH828 chromosome 4, ASM3356847v2, whole genome shotgun sequence and encodes:
- the LOC140863199 gene encoding uncharacterized protein translates to MYSVKISELVFKFVLFFVVRIVVLLRDFCKLHTTPWRQKFFQLNLHLDKEKFCNFNMEPSKTHDLEQFNSAQLGIDYLGPESQVYTVDTSGHANANLKPSDIYFSESKPVHNYSIQTGEEFVLEFMRDRVNPRRPFIPNVSEDPSHAPRYLELKSILGISRTGSESGSDISMISTGEKGSRELERKNSSLLAEKVNGSSLLSMQSVPHISSEFNGNYKLMNSSSGESGTSSTKLKILCSFAGKILPRPSDGKLRYVGGETRIIRIRRDITWQELWLKTTEIYGETHTIKYQLPGEELDALVSVSSDEDLLNMMEECNILEDGKGSQKLRMFLLSFGDLDDTHLTLANSDSDSEMKYLVAINGMDGRMEKGSKLSGPTGFSGNNLNDSEALNIERETGRIGTEFLAVSNLNSAGILVPSVATESSKFILPISSKVDEDDLLFFHGQTSQHDEVKQYSPPSGYNLHPPYNILPQTQNGDPQSSCGPIYHQQQALEGKTVRSSRAQGTQLQEKEGKLEANGSTPTDSAINQVPVSDQFVSSQMQSCSSKSSFLFEEPSPVASKLDGELSSKILWSDGTPMESVQVSETSDVVDPSGLPESYENCHVSNIPPAPELINSVSDPATLSYFESSCPQRGFYSERIPREQAELLSRISKSDDSYSSQFFVNQSQNDAALQDLIMEYDEKSRTGNVDTFVKTLISNEKPFPVERETLDHELTWNKKLSQEDTIDIKGPMLENQVLVSEAETGLKLPTVRHEDSIQPSQDPTTDCFNGAVGNHSVASDANGNSQPSTQTIAHEKLDVGAPTTAQRDIINDIDDPFSGDLLSEIFSKAIFSDTGPLQKDCAGVSVNIENHDPKHWSFFQRLAGDQFGRRDVSLIDQDHGLSSGLTKVEEEALLNYNFLPLARVPSSHVEVQQKYGEDDQKGLPCGDEAVSVALSSNYNVSKGNNSEGLQYDDLMDNNTKIEDSDYEDGNISLPHFDPSLVDFDIHSLQIIKNTDLEELRELGSGTFGTVYHGKWRGSDVAIKRIKKSCFTGRQSEKERLTFDFWKEAGILSKLHHPNVVAFYGVEQDGPGGTLATVTEYMVDGSLRQVLLRKDRHLDRRKRLIIAMDAAFGMEYLHSKNIVHFDLKCDNLLVNLKDLSRPICKVGDFGLSKIKRNTLVSGGVRGTLPWMAPELLNGGSIKVSEKVDAFSFGIVLWEILTGEEPYANMHYGAIIGGIVNNTLRPTIPSYCDPEWRRLMEQCWSPNPAARPSFSEIASRLRVMASVAQTRKASS